The genomic stretch CGGGTGTTCGATCTGGCGCCGCTGGACCGCACCGCCACCGAGGAGCTCGCCGCGGCGATCGTCCGGGCCCCGCTCGCCCCCGAGGCGGCCGACCGGCTGTGGCAACGCAGCGGGGGCAACCCTTTCGTGGTGGAGGAGTTGTCCCGGGACCTGCGGGACGGTCGTGACGATCTGTCCGACACCCTGCGCGAGGTGTTCCTGGCCCGGGTGGACGCGCTGCCGCAGCCGGCGCACCGGGCCGTGCACGCGGTCGCCGCCGGGGTGGAGCCGGTCGAGCACCGGCTGCTCGCCGAGGTGGTCGGACTGCCGGAGCAGGAGGTGCTCGCCGCGGTGCGGGCGGCCGTCGCGCACCGGTTGCTGGTCGGTTCCGAGGACGGCTACCGGCTGCGGCACCGGCTCGTCGCCGAGGTGCTGGAGGACGAGCTGCTGCCCGCCGAACGCGCCCTGCTGCACCGGCGGTACGCCGAGGCGCTGACCTCGGCGCCGGGCGAGCTGCACCAGGCCCGGCTGGCGCACCACTGGCGGCTGGCCGGTGAGCCGGAGCGGGCGTTGCCGGCGGCGGTCGCCGCCGCCGAGGAGGCTGAGCGGCTGTACGGCTACGCCGAGGCGCACCGGCACTTGTCGGTGGCGGTGGAGTTGAGCCAGGGGCGGGCCGGGGTCGACCGGGCGGCGCTGCTGGGCCAGGCCGCCGAGGCCGCCCACAAGAGCGGAGAGTACGCCCGGGCGCTGGCCCTGCTGGAGGAACTCGCCGCCACCGACTCCGCCCCGCCCGCCTGCGAGCTGCACATCCGGCGGGCGCGGTACCTGGCCGCCGCCGGACGGTCGGCGCTGGCCGAGGTGGAGTACCAGCAGGCGCTGGACGCCGCGGACTGCACGCCCGGACAGCGGGCCACCGCCGCTGCCCATCTGGCGGAGCTGTTGTTGCATCTGGGCCGGTACGCCGACGCGGGCCAGCGGGCGCGGGAGGCGCTGGCCCTGGCGGAGCAGGTCGAGGGCGCCACCACCGAGGTGGTGCTGGCCAGTGCGGCGTTGGGCTTCTCCGAGGCGTACCTGGAGGATCCGGACGCCGGTCTGGTGGTGCTGCGGCGGGCGCTGGACACCGCCGAGCGGGCCGGCCGCCCGGAGGACGTGGCGCGGGCCTACCTGCACCTGGCGGAGCTGCTCACCGGGCCGCTGAACGTCATCGAGGAGGGCGTGGTGGTGGCCCGCCGGGGCGCCGAGCGGGTTGCCGAGCTGGGGCTGGGCCGCGCCTACGAGACGCGGCTGCTGGCCATCGCCACCAACGGGCTGTTCCGGGTGGGGCAGTGGGCCGAGGCGGAGAAGGTCATCGCGGCGGCGCTGCGGCACCGCCCGTCCGGTGCGGACGCGGTCGAGCTCCTGCTGGCCCGGTGCCGGCTGTCGGTCGGGTACGGCGACGTCGAGGCCGCCGACCGGGATCTGGACGCGGCGGCCACCATGCTGGCCGGCGGCGGTGCCCGGCACGTCATCCCGCTGCTCACCCTGCGCGCTGGGCTGGCGATGTGGCAGAGGCGGCACGACGTGGCCCGGCACGCGGTGCAGCGCGGCCTGACCGAGACCCGCTCCGACGACCTGGTGATCCTCGCCGTGCTGGTCTGGCACGGGCTGCGCGCCGAGGCCGAGGCGCACGCCAGCCGCACCGTCGCCGTCGATCAGAATGCGGTACGCCGGCTGCGCGACATCGCCGACCGGGTGGCCGGACGGAGCGTGCCCGCGGCCCGGCCGGTGCGCGACGTGGTCGACGGGTACCTGGCGCTCTGCGCGGCCGAGGTGAGCCGGCTGGACAACAGCGACCCGGAGCTGTGGGCGCGGGCGGCGGCGGAGTGGGATCGGCGCAACCACCCGTACCCGGCGGCCTACTCCCGGCTGCGCCAGGCCGAGGCGCTGCTGGCCCGCCGCCGCCGTACGGCGACCGCCGGCCGGCTGCTGCGGCAGGCGTACCAGGTGGCGCAGGGGCTCGGCGCGGTGCCGTTCACCGAGGAGATCCGTGGCCTCGCCGGCCGGGCCCGGGTGGAGCTGGAGGAACGTACCTCCGGCCGGGCCGAGACGCCGCCGGGCGCGGGTGAGGAACTGGCCGCGCTGACCGCGCGGGAGCGTGAGGTGCTCGCCGCGGTGGCCGAGGGGCTGACCAACAAGGAGATCGGCCAGCGGCTGTTCATCAGCGAGCGGACCATCGGCGTGCACGTCTCGCACATCTTCGACAAGCTCCAGGTACGCACCCGGGTGCAGGCGAGCGCCATCTTCCTGCGTAGTCGCGTGTCGGTGTCGGATACGTAGTTCTACTGATGCCGGCGGTGTCCCCGCCTGAAAGGCTGTGCCCGGCGTCGTACCGCGACGTCGGGAGCAGCGACGAGGGGGCAGCGTGAGTGAACCGGTCTGGGGGCCAGTGCACCGGGACATCGTGGACCTGCTCGCCGATCACCCGGCTGACGTGCCCGCCGTCGTCGACCACCTGACCAAACTCCAGGACATGTTGGTCCGGCTGCCACCGCTGCTGGACAGCTGCCCACTGGCCGACTTCAACAAGCTCTACCTCACCATCACCACGAGCGTGTTGGACGGCCTCTACGCCGACCGGTTCGTCGACCCGGTCTTCCTGTCCCGGCTGGACGTCGAGTTCGCCGCCCGCTACTTCGACGCGTTGCGGATGTGGAGCGACTCCAGCCCCGGTACGCCCAAGGCGTGGGCCTGCCTGTTCGAGCGGATGCGTGGCCCGGACGCCCGGCCGTTGCCGTCGGCGGCGGCCGGCGTCAACGCGCACATCAACTTCGACCTGCCGTTCGCGTTGGTCACCACGTTCGACTACCTGGAGTCCGAGCCGGTCGAGGGCAGCGACCAGCACCGCGACTACCTGGAGATCAACCGGATCTTCGCCGACAAGATCCCCGGCCTGCGCCGGGGCTACCTGGAGCAGTGGCAGCTGCTCATCGACATGGTCAACGGCGACATCGACGACTGGTACCAGGGTGAGCTGATCGAGTACACCCGCGATGTCGCCTGGCGCAACGCACAGCGGATCTGGCGGTGCCGGCACGACCCGCATCGACACGAGCGCGAGCGCGCGCGGCTGGACCAGACGGCCGCCGCGCTCGGTCGGTTGCTGCTGTCGCCCCTCGGGGCGTTCCTGCAGTAGCCGGGACGGGGGGTCCCCGCGCCTCGCCCGACGGCGAGGCACGGGGGCATCCGACCCGCCCGGGCGACGTCGCCCGGTATGTGAGCACGGGGGGAACAGGAGGCCGGCCGGCCAGGGGGGTGTCGGCCGGCCTTCGCTGGGTACGCGGCGCCCATGACCGCTGCCTTCCGGCGTCCCGCCGCACGGCCCCGCCCGCGCCCCGCCGCACCGCCTCGTCCGAGTCGGCCGGGGGACCGGGCCGGCCGGCGGGTCCGGGGATGACCACACACCGCTTCCCGTTCCGGTTCGACCCGCCGCTGCGCCCGCTCCTGGCCCTGCTCGGGGTACGGCCCTCCACCGCCTGGGTACGGGTCGACGGCGACACGGTGGCGGTGCGGTTCGGGCCCTGGCTGCTGCGCACCTTCGGCAGTTCCACCGCCACCGGGCTCTGCGTCCGCTTCGCGCGACCCGTGCCGGCGCTGCTGCCGGGCGGCCGTCCGCGCCATCCTGGGCTGACGGTGACCGTCGACGACCCCGCCGCCCTGGCCCGCGCGTCGGCCACACCGCGCGTCGGCTGACCGCGATGGGGGACGGGGCCAGAGCGCGGCGGGGCCGGGACCGGCGCCGCCCGGCGTCCGGGACACCGGAACCGTCGCTGCGTGCCGCGCGGGACCCCACCCGCCCCGGCGAACGGGCCGGTCGACGGGTCACCGTGCCCGACCAGGTCGCCGTACCGGCCGGACCGGCGCGCCCGCAGAGTCGGCTGCGTCGGTGGCTGTTCGTGCACCAGGTGCAGCCGGTCGGACCGGAGACGGCGGAGGGGCAGGCCCGGTCGCACGCCTGGTGGCGGGTGATGTGTCTGACCGGTGTCGACTACTTCTCCACCCTGTCGTACCTGCCGGGCATCGCCGCGCTGGCCGCCGGGGCGCTCTCTCCGCTGGCGACGTTGCTGATCGTGGCGCTGACCCTGTTCGGCATGCTGCCGATGTACCGCCGGGTGGCCGGGGACAGCCCGCACGGCCAGGGGTCGGTGGCGATGCTGGAGCGGCTGCTGCCGTTCTGGCGGGGCAAGGTCTTCGTCCTGGTGCTGCTCGGTTTCGTCGCCACCTCGTGGATCGTCACGATCACGCTCTCCTCGGCCGACGCCACGGTGCACATGTTGCAGAATCCGTACCTGCCGGACGCGTTCGGCGGGACCACGGTGGCGGTCACGGTCACCGTGGTGCTGCTGCTGATCCTCGGCGGGGTGTTCCTGCTCGGTTTCCGGGAGGCGGTGGCGGTGGCCGTGCCGCTGGTCGCCGTCTTCCTGGCGCTGAACGCGGTGATCGTGGTGGTGTCGCTGACCGACCTTGCCGCGGATCCCGCCCCGCTGGCGGACTGGACGGCGGCGCTGACCGCGGACGGCGGTGGACCGGGTGGGGTGGTGCTCACGGCGGCGCTGGCGTTTCCGCTGCTGGTGCTGGGACTTTCCGGCTTCGAGACCGGGGTGAGCATGATGCCGCTGGTCGCGGGAGCGGGCCGGGACGCCGAGGCCCGGTTGGCCGCGCGCATCCGTAACACCCGGCGACTGCTCACCGCCGCCGCGCTGATCATGTCGGTGTACCTGCTCTCCACCACCTTCGTGACCACGCTGCTGATTCCGCCCGACCAGTTCGCGCCGGGCGGCGCCGCCAACGGTCGGGCGCTGGCGTTCCTCGCCCACGAGCACGTCGGCGAGGCGTTCGGCACCGTCTACGACCTGAGCAGCGTGCTGATCCTCTGGTTCGCCGGTGCCTCGGCGATGGCCGGGCTGATCAACATCGTGCCGCGCTACCTACCGTCGTACGGCATGGCGCCGGAGTGGGCGCGCGCGGTGCGACCCGTGGTGATCGTCTACACGCTGGTCTGCATCGTGCTGACCGTCCTCTTCCGCGCCGACGTCGACGCGCAGGCCGGCGCGTACGCGACCGGGATCCTGGCGATGATGGTCTCCGCCGCGGTGGCGGTGGCCATCGCCGCGGTCGCCCGGCGCCAGCGCGCGGCCTCCGTGGGCTTCACCGTGCTCACCCTGGTGCTGGTGTACGCCCTGGTGGAGAACGTGATCGAGAAGCCGGACGGGATCGCCATCTCCGGCCTGTTCGTCCTCGGCATCATCGCCGTCTCGTTGGTCTCCCGGGTCAGCCGGACCACTGAGCTGCGGGCGGAGCGGGTCGAGTTCGACGAGGTGGCGCGGCGGTTCGTCGCCGATTCGGTGGCACACGACGGCCGGTTGCACGTGATCGCCCACAAGCGGCGCAGCGGTGCGGTCAAGGAGTACACCATCAAGGAGCGCGCCCAGCGTGGGCTGAACCCGGTCCCCGGGGCGACCGACGTGCTGTTCCTGGAGATCGACGTGGTGGACCCGTCCGGGTTCCGCCACGTGCTGCGGGTGTGCGGCGTCGAGGTGGGCGGGTACCGGGTGTTGCGGGCGAGCAGCCCGGCCGCGCCCAACGCCATCGCCGCGATCCTGTTGGCGTTGCGCGACGCCACCGGCGTACGCCCGCACGCGCACTTCGAGTGGTCCGAGGGCAACCCGATCGCGCACCTGCTGCGGTACCTGATCCTGGGGCGTGGCGACACTCCGCCGGTGGTCCGGGAGATCCTACGCAAGTCCGAGCCGGACCCGGCCCGGCGGCCGGGCATCCACGTCGGCGGATGACCCCCGAGTCCGCTCTGTTCTGATGTGAACGCGAGTGGCGTACTTATTCATGTATTACGGATTTGATTCTTATGTCGCCATACGGTGACCTCTGACGGCGGAGGCGACGTCCGCCACCCCGCGCCCGGTTCGGCGCGGCCGTGTCTTCGCACGAGAGGCAGGCAACGTGATGTCCACCTACCGAGGCAGCCCCGGGTCGCGTCGACCCGGACGGCGGTCCCGCTGGCTGTTGGCCGGCGGGCTGATTGCGGGAACTCTGGCGGTCGGAGCGACGGGCGTGACCGCCGTCGCCTCGGCCAGCGAGGATCAGCCAGCGGTGCCGGGCCCCGGCCGGCCCGCCGCGATGTTCACCGCCGTGCCCGGGACTTCGGACGCCACGCCCGGTCCCGACAAGGACCGGCAACGCCCGGAGTGGCGGCACGACGGCGGCGACGCGGACGGCGCGCGGGGCGGCCGGCGCGACGACGCGGCTGCGGGGCGCGACGACGACGCGTCGGCCGACCGTCTTCCGGCCCGCAACGGCCGCCCGCCGCAGGGCGAGGCGGTGCGGGTGCCGTGCGACTCCGCCGGACTCATCGCGGCGCTGGTCCGCGCCAACGCCGAGGGCGGCGCGACACTTCGACTGGCCGAGGATTGCACCTACACCCTGACCCACGCGTTCGCGCAGGTCGACGAGTACGACGGGGGTATCCGCGACGCGCGGGAGGCCGCGGACGCCGCCGAGAACCCGGGCGACGCCGAGGCGCCGGCCCGCAACCCCGACGACGACAAGGCCGGGCTGCCGGCCATCTACCACGGCATCACCATCGAGGGCTCCGGCTCCTCCATCGTGCGCGGCGTCGACGACGAGGACTTCCGGTTCTTCACCGTCCGGGACGGCGGTGAGCTGACGCTGCGCGATGTGACCCTGCGCAACGGTCGGTCGAAGGCAGAGGGCGGCAGCATCTACGTCGTGCACGGCGCGACCGCGGTCGTCGAGGGAGTCACCGTGGTGGACAGCACCTCGCTGTCGGCCGAGGGCGGCGGCGGGGGCATCTTCAACGACGGCAACCTCCAGATCAGCGACAGCCGGCTGATCGGCAACCGTGCCGCCGGCGTCCAGGGCAAGGGTGGGGGCCTGCTCAACGGCGGCGTGATGGTCGTGAACCGCACCGAGTTCCGGCACAACAGCGCGGTCAGCTACGGCGGTGGCCTGGCGAACTTCCGGGCCGCCGGTGACGTGTACTCCTCCACCTTCACGCAGAACCACGCCGGACAGGGCGGTGGCCTGGCCAGCTTCTCGGCGCGGACCAAGGTCTTCGACAGCGCGGTGGTCGGCAACAGCGCCGAGACCGGCGGTGGCCTGGCCAACTCCGACGCGGTGCTGGTGTTGCGGCAGATGACGATCCGCGACAACCTGGCCCGGGTGGCCGGTGGTGGCATCTCCACCGTCCAGGGCCTGCTGCCGTTGGACGACAGCGTGGTTCGGGACAACACCACCCGGGGCAACGGTGGCGGCATCTACGCCGAGAAGTCCAACCTGCTGGTGCGCGGCAGCGACGTGGAGGACAACGCCGCCGTCGGGCCGGCGTCCCGTGGGGCCGGGCTGTTCGTCACCGCCGGCACCGGCTCGCTCTACCGCAGCCAGGTGACCGGCAACCGGGCGACCGGGGATGTCGGTGGCGTGCAGGTCGAGCGGGCGCAGCTCAAGATCGACGACGAGACCGTCGTGATCGAGAACAACCCCACCAACTGCGACGGGAGCCGTCCGCCCGTGGCGCACTGCTTCCGCTGATCGTTCCTCCGTCCGGCCCTCCGCCGCCTGGTCCTTGTGACCGGGCGCGGGGGGCCGGTGCGTCGACGAGTGATGGGTGGCGCTGTGGCGCCACCCGGGAAGAGTCACTGCGAAGGCTGCGGCAGCTCGCATTCGACCTGGGGGTTGGCGCCGACGTAGTTGAGCGGCCCGGCGACGATGGTCACCAGGATGGTGCCCAACTCGGCACAGTTGGTCTCCTCGTTGTCGTAGTAGCCGCGCTGGCCGGCGGCGACCGCGCCGATGATGAGCCAGATCACGACCAGGACTCCGAATATCGACGTGCCACGCATGGCTTCCTCCACGGTCCGGTGGGTTGCACGGTGCCGGGCCTTGTACCCATGCGGACGCAACGGCCAAACGGATGCCGGCGCGGCCACGGCGACGATCAGGTCCCCGGCGACCGCCACCGGCGGTCCGGTGACCGCACCGGCACGGGCTGCCGACGCGGGGACGGTCCGGTGACCTGTCCGCGTCGGCGGCCCGTCGGGCGATCGGTCAGTCGGTGCCGCCGGCCGCCAGCACCTTCGCCTGCTGCGGCCAGGTGACCAGGCTCGCGGTGGCGCGCAGTCCGGCACCCTTGATGACCTCCCGCAGCGCGGCCTCGTCCAGCTCGGCCAACTGCTGGTACGTCAGGATGCCCGCGCCCTGCAGGGCGGCGGCCATCTTCGGCCCGACACCCTGGATACGCCGGAAGTCGTCCGCCGCTCCGGCGGTGACCGGCGGGGCGGCAGCGGGCGGGGCGGCAGCGGGCGGGGCGGCGACCGGCTCGGCGACCGGCTCAGCAGCGGGCGCGGCGACGGGGTCCGGGGTGACCGGCTCGCTGGTCACCGGTGCGGCGGACACCGCCGGGGCGGGCTCGGGCTCGCCCGCCGCCGTCGCGTCGACGGTCGTCGGCACGGTGGCGACGTCCTCGGCCGGGGTCGGCTCGGCGTTCGCCGCCGTCGCGGTCTCTGGGGCGGTCGGGTTCGACTCGGTCTCTGCGGCGGGCGTCGCGGTCTCGACCGCGCTCGGGGCCGGTTCGGCGATGGTGGCGGCAGGTGCCGGTGCGGTCTCGACGGCAGCGGGGGTCGGCTCGCTGGTGGTGGCGGCCGGGGTCGGCTCGCTGGTGGTGGAGGGCGACGCGGGAGGTTCGCCCCGTCGGCCGCGCATCAGCACCCAGCCCACCGCCAGACCTGCCAGCAGCGCCCCGAGCAGTATCAGCCAGCTCCCGAAGGAGTCGCCCACGGTAAACCTCCCTGAAGTCCAACATCCGAATCGTCGCGAAAAAAGCTCGCCGCAGCTTCGCACACGTGGGGTCGGGGCAACAGGCAGGCCATGTAACAGTCCGTACCCGCGGGACGGGGATCACCGCAGGTGTCCGACGCGGGACGGACGGTGTGGACGGCGCGGGGTGCGCCGCGACCCCGGCACGGGTCGGCCGTGTCGGGGTCGGGTCGGTACGGATCAGTCCTCCTCGCCGCGGTAGGTGTAGAAGTCGTCGACGAACTTGCGGCGCAGCGGCGGTACCCGGCTGGTGACCCGGAAGTAGCCACGTGCGCCGATCAGCGCGAGTCGGCCGGACACCGGCCGGTACATCCGGTCGTCGCCGTTGGTGCCGCTGCGGTTCAACGAGTCGGCCACCCTCGCGAAGCCGTACGGCAGCATCGCCGCCTCGTAGTCGGCCACCGCCTGCACCGGTGTCGTCTCGCCCGTCAGGGCGCGAACCAGGTGGCGGCGCAGCAGGTTGGCGTCGCGCAACGCGGTGTTGGCGCCGACGCCCCGGCCCGGGGTCATGGTGTGGATCGCGTCACCGAGCAGCGTGACGGTGCTGCTCTTCCAGGGTGGCACGGGCTCCGAGGTGGACACCCGGATCGGCAACGCGCTGTCGGGGTCGGCATGCCTGAGCAGTTCGCGCAGGGTCGGATGCCAGTTGGGGGTCAACTCCAGCGCCACCTGGAGCAGATCCCCGCCACGGCGGCGCAGCACGTCCGCCGGGAAGCGCCGCGCGGTGCTCCACACCACCAGGTTGATGTTGTCGCGGGTCGGATCGTGCCGCAGCCCGGGCCAGTCGGTCAGCAGGGCCGCGTCGGTGGACGCGACATCCGGTTTGAGTCTCCCGTCGCCGTCCCACTTGAACTCCATCACGTGCAGGACGCCCATCACCCCGCCGGTGCCGAAGATCAGCGAGATGCCGCGCCGGACGGTCTCCGGCAGCAGTGCCCGGGTGTGTGCGGTGAGGGGGATCCGGGTGGCGATGTTGACGGTGCCGGCGTCCCGGACGGTGGCGTGCGGCAGGTACTGCCGGCGGACCGCGGAGTGCGTACCGTCCGCCGCCACCAGCAGGTTGCCGACGGCGGTGCTGCCGTCGGCGAAGTGCGCGGTGACCGTACCGTCGTCGTGCTGGGCGTAGCGGGTGAAGGTGCGGTCGAAATGCACCACGTCCTCCATGCCGGTCAGCAGCACCTGACGCAACGTCATCCGGGCCACCGACCGTTCGGTGTCCACCGGATCGGAGTCCGGCCGCAACGGGAACGACGCGGTGTGCCGCATCCGCTGGGTGAGCACGTTGAAGAAGCGGGGTGAGCGGGCACAGGTGGCCAGGTAGATCCGGAACAGCTCCGGCGGCAGGCAGTCGCGCAGCGCCCGGCTGCCGGTGGGCCCGATGCCCACCCGGTAGCCGAGCAGCCCGTCGCCCCGGGTCCGGTGCCGTTCGTAGACGGCGACGCTGATCCCGGCCCGGCGCAACCCGTGCGCGAGGCAGAGACCGCCGGCGCCCGCGCCGATGACCAGGACATGCGGTGTTCGGGTGGACATCAGTCGACCACCGGTCAGCCGGCCACGCGGGGGGCCGGGACGTCCGCGGCGTCCCAGCGGTAGAAGCAGCTGGCGATCGCGTCGCGGGGGGAGCGCCAGGTCGGCAGGTACGGCGACGTGTGAGCGGAGAGCCGTTCGTTGACCTCGCGGTACAGCGGGTGGTTGCGGGCCGCCGCGAGGGCGTCGGTGCCGACGTCGTCGGTCTCCATCAGGTGTACGCACAGGTCGTGCAGGCAGTACAGGGACCGGTGGCGTACCCCGGTCAGGCTGGGCAGGTCGGTTGCGTCGGACTCGGCGAATATCTGCGCCACCCGTCCCTCCGCGCCCGGGATGATCCTGTTCACGATCACTAGACGGCTCATCGGACCCCTCTCACCGGTGTTCCCGCCCGGACACCTCGCCGGGCCATGGACGGCTGTCCGGTGTCACTCTGTCGCGTGGAGTGTCACCTGCCCGTCAACGCGACCGGTCGGGCCGGTGACGCGGCCGGCGGCTCAGCGGGTCCGGAACCGCGCCCGGCCGCCGGGGTGGCGGGGTTCGGCCGGGACCCGGGTGGCCCGGCGGATCGGTTCCAGCGTCTCGTCGAGCAGCGCGCTCATCGCCGGGGACGGTTCCAGACGCAGCTCCCGCAGCAGCAGGTCGCGATAGACGTAGAAGGCGTGCACCGCTTCGAAGGCGTTGCCCTCGGCGAGGTGGGTGCGGACCACCAGCCGGTGCGGCGTCTCGCGCAGCGGTTCGGCGGCCATCGCCTCCAGTGCCGTCTCCAGCGCCTCGCCGTGCCGCCCGGCGGCCAGGTGCTGGGCGGCGGCCTGCTCCAGCATGTGCAACCGGAGCTGGCGCAGTCGTTCCCGGTCGGTCAGCACCCAGTCCTCGTACCAGCCGGGCAGCAGGTCGTGCCGGCCCGCGGCGAGCGCCTCGGCCGCGTCCTCGGGCGCCTGGCCGTCGCGTACCCGGGCGGCGGTCTCGACCAGCCGGTCGACGTCGACCCGGACCAGCGGGTCGAGGCGGATGGTGTCGGCGGTGGTGGTCAACGGGCAGTACGGGTCCTGCCGCAGTCGCCACAGCGCGGTGCGCAGCGAGGAGAGGGCGCGGTCCTCGCCGGCCTCCGGCCAGAGCAGACCGGCCAGGTGGGCGCGGGTCGCGTCGGGTCGGAGCCCGATCAGCGCGATGATCCGCTGCAGTCCTCGGGGGACGACGACCGGGGTGGCGTTGTGGGTGAGCCGGAAACCGCCCAGCAGGTGCAGTCGCACCTCGGCGTTCCGGTGTACACCGCTGGTCGGCGCGGGTGGTTCGGCGGCCACGGCGGTACCCCCTGCGGGACGGGTCGGTTCCGTGGTGAAGATTATCAATCGCAGTTACTCTGAGTCAACGTCGGTGTCGGCATGGTAACTAAACTCGCTTCATGAATGGGGCTCTGAACTGCGCACTTGCGATGATCGCGGCGTTCGGCGGCATTCAGGTGGAGCACAGCATGCGTCAACGGAACGTCACCAACCGTCCTTGTGGACCGAGGTTCCGGTGACGCCCGGGTGACGCGGCGCGGCACATCGTGGCCGCATTCGTCCGGGCATCCGGTGGCGTCTCCACCGGCCCACAGGGGGAGGTCCAGCATGGACCGCACGCTGATCGTCGCGAAGGTGGACCCGACCGCCGAGGCCACCGTCGCCGAGATCTTCGCCGAGTCCGACACCACCGAGCTGCCCCGGTTGGTCGGCGTCCGGCACCGGTCGCTGTACCGGCTCGGCGACCTGTACGTGCACCTGCTGGAGACCGACTCGCCCGGCGACGAGGCGGTCGCCGCCGTCCGGGACCACCCCGAGTTCCAGCGGGTCAGCGCCCGGCTCAGTCCGTACGTCTCGCCGTACCTGCCGACCTGGCGGTCCCCGCGCGACGCGATGGCCCGCTGCTTCTACCACTTCGACGGGCCACGGTCGTGACCGCCACCGCGCCGGCCGACGGGACGCTCTGGTCACGCTGCGGCGGCTGCGCCACCCTGCTGTACCGCAAGCGGCTGCGACGCAACCTCGACGTCTGCCCCGAGTGCGGGCGGCACGCCCGACTCGCCGCCCCCGAGCGGGTACGCCAACTGGTCGACCCGGCGTCCTTCCAGCCGCTGCCGGACCGCGCGGTCGAGGTGGACCCGATCGGCTTCGTGGACGTGCTGCCGTACCCGCACCGGCTCACGGCCGCCCGCGCCGACACCGGACTCGCCGAGGCGGTGCTCTGCGGCGCCGCAACCGTCGGCCGGTACCGGTGCGCGCTCGCCGTGATGGACTTGGCCGCGCTGGCGGACAAGTCCTCGG from Micromonospora craniellae encodes the following:
- a CDS encoding TcmI family type II polyketide cyclase; the encoded protein is MDRTLIVAKVDPTAEATVAEIFAESDTTELPRLVGVRHRSLYRLGDLYVHLLETDSPGDEAVAAVRDHPEFQRVSARLSPYVSPYLPTWRSPRDAMARCFYHFDGPRS
- a CDS encoding FAD-dependent oxidoreductase, producing the protein MSTRTPHVLVIGAGAGGLCLAHGLRRAGISVAVYERHRTRGDGLLGYRVGIGPTGSRALRDCLPPELFRIYLATCARSPRFFNVLTQRMRHTASFPLRPDSDPVDTERSVARMTLRQVLLTGMEDVVHFDRTFTRYAQHDDGTVTAHFADGSTAVGNLLVAADGTHSAVRRQYLPHATVRDAGTVNIATRIPLTAHTRALLPETVRRGISLIFGTGGVMGVLHVMEFKWDGDGRLKPDVASTDAALLTDWPGLRHDPTRDNINLVVWSTARRFPADVLRRRGGDLLQVALELTPNWHPTLRELLRHADPDSALPIRVSTSEPVPPWKSSTVTLLGDAIHTMTPGRGVGANTALRDANLLRRHLVRALTGETTPVQAVADYEAAMLPYGFARVADSLNRSGTNGDDRMYRPVSGRLALIGARGYFRVTSRVPPLRRKFVDDFYTYRGEED
- a CDS encoding TcmI family type II polyketide cyclase, yielding MSRLVIVNRIIPGAEGRVAQIFAESDATDLPSLTGVRHRSLYCLHDLCVHLMETDDVGTDALAAARNHPLYREVNERLSAHTSPYLPTWRSPRDAIASCFYRWDAADVPAPRVAG
- a CDS encoding AfsR/SARP family transcriptional regulator; the protein is MAAEPPAPTSGVHRNAEVRLHLLGGFRLTHNATPVVVPRGLQRIIALIGLRPDATRAHLAGLLWPEAGEDRALSSLRTALWRLRQDPYCPLTTTADTIRLDPLVRVDVDRLVETAARVRDGQAPEDAAEALAAGRHDLLPGWYEDWVLTDRERLRQLRLHMLEQAAAQHLAAGRHGEALETALEAMAAEPLRETPHRLVVRTHLAEGNAFEAVHAFYVYRDLLLRELRLEPSPAMSALLDETLEPIRRATRVPAEPRHPGGRARFRTR